In Castor canadensis chromosome 11, mCasCan1.hap1v2, whole genome shotgun sequence, a single genomic region encodes these proteins:
- the Wfikkn2 gene encoding WAP, Kazal, immunoglobulin, Kunitz and NTR domain-containing protein 2 isoform X3: MRALRCCQLWSCRGLLLLLLLLLLGMPPRGLALPPIRYSHAGICPNDMNPNLWVDAQSTCKRECETDQECETYEKCCSNVCGTKSCVAARYMDVKGKKGPMGMPREATCDHFMCLQQGSECDIWDGQPVCKCKDRCEKEPSFTCASDGLTYYNRCYMDAEACSKGITLAVVTCRYHFTWPNTSPPPPETTVHPTTASPETPGLDMAAPALLNHPVHQSVTVGETVSFLCDVVGRPRPELTWEKQLEDRENVVMRPNHVRGNVVVTNIAQLVIYNAQPQDAGIYTCTARNAAGVLRADFPLSVVSGGQAAATSESSLNGTAFPAAECLKPPDSEDCGEEQTRWHFDAQANNCLTFTFGHCHRNLNHFETYEACMLACMSGPLAVCSLPALQGPCKAYAPRWAYNSQMGQCQSFVYGGCEGNGNNFESREACEESCPFPRGNQRCRACKPRQKLVTSFCRSDFVILGRVSELTEEPDSGRALVTVDEVLKDEKMGLKFLGQEPLETPVWTQVPHH, from the exons ATGAGGGCTCTCAGGTGCTGCCAGCTCTGGTCCTGCCGGGggcttctgctgctgctgctgctgctgctacttgGGATGCCCCCTCGAGGCCTGGCACTGCCACCCATCCGCTATTCCCATGCAGGCATCTGCCCCAACGACATGAACCCCAACCTCTGGGTGGACGCCCAGAGCACCTGCAAGCGAGAGTGTGAGACGGACCAG GAGTGTGAGACCTACGAGAAGTGCTGCTCCAACGTGTGTGGGACCAAGAGCTGTGTGGCAGCCCGCTACATGGACGTGAAGGGGAAGAAGGGCCCGATGGGCATGCCCAGGGAGGCCACATGTGACCACTTCATGTGTCTGCAGCAGGGCTCTGAGTGTGACATCTGGGACGGCCAGCCCGTGTGTAAGTGCAAAGATCGCTGTGAGAAGGAGCCCAGTTTTACCTGTGCCTCGGACGGCCTCACTTACTATAACCGCTGCTACATGGACGCTGAGGCCTGTTCCAAGGGCATCACCCTGGCCGTCGTCACCTGCCGCTATCACTTCACCTGGCCCAACACCAGCCCCCCGCCACCTGAGACCACCGTGCATCCGACCACGGCCTCCCCAGAGACCCCAGGGCTGGACATGGCAGCCCCAGCCCTGCTCAACCACCCTGTGCACCAGTCAGTCACCGTGGGTGAGACAGTGAGCTTCCTCTGTGACGTGGTGGGCCGGCCGCGGCCCGAGCTCACCTGGGAGAAGCAGTTAGAGGATCGGGAGAACGTAGTCATGCGGCCTAACCATGTGCGTGGCAATGTGGTGGTCACCAACATTGCCCAGCTGGTCATCTACAATGCCCAGCCCCAGGATGCCGGCATCTACACCTGCACAGCCCGGAATGCTGCTGGGGTCCTGAGGGCCGACTTCCCACTGTCGGTAGTCAGTGGAGGTCAGGCTGCGGCCACCTCGGAGAGCAGCCTCAATGGCACAGCTTTCCCGGCAGCCGAGTGTCTGAAGCCCCCAGACAGTGAGGACTGTGGTGAGGAGCAGACTCGTTGGCACTTCGATGCTCAGGCCAACAACTGCCTGACCTTCACCTTTGGCCACTGCCACCGCAACCTCAACCACTTTGAGACCTACGAAGCCTGCATGCTGGCCTGTATGAGTGGGCCACTGGCCGTGTGCAGCCTGCCCGCCCTGCAGGGGCCGTGCAAGGCCTACGCACCACGCTGGGCCTACAACAGCCAGATGGGCCAGTGCCAGTCCTTTGTCTACGGTGGCTGTGAGGGCAACGGCAACAACTTTGAGAGTCGAGAGGCCTGTGAGGAGTCCTGTCCCTTCCCTCGGGGCAACCAGCGCTGTAGGGCCTGCAAGCCAAGGCAGAAACTCGTTACCAGCTTCTGTCGAAGTGATTTTGTCATCCTGGGCCGGGTCTCTGAGCTGACTGAGGAGCCCGACTCAGGTCGTGCCCTGGTGACTGTGGATGAGGTCTTGAAGGACGAGAAGATGGGCCTCAAGTTCCTAGGCCAGGAGCCACTGGAG acTCCTGTGTGGACCCAGGTACCCCACCACTAG
- the Wfikkn2 gene encoding WAP, Kazal, immunoglobulin, Kunitz and NTR domain-containing protein 2 isoform X1, whose translation MRALRCCQLWSCRGLLLLLLLLLLGMPPRGLALPPIRYSHAGICPNDMNPNLWVDAQSTCKRECETDQECETYEKCCSNVCGTKSCVAARYMDVKGKKGPMGMPREATCDHFMCLQQGSECDIWDGQPVCKCKDRCEKEPSFTCASDGLTYYNRCYMDAEACSKGITLAVVTCRYHFTWPNTSPPPPETTVHPTTASPETPGLDMAAPALLNHPVHQSVTVGETVSFLCDVVGRPRPELTWEKQLEDRENVVMRPNHVRGNVVVTNIAQLVIYNAQPQDAGIYTCTARNAAGVLRADFPLSVVSGGQAAATSESSLNGTAFPAAECLKPPDSEDCGEEQTRWHFDAQANNCLTFTFGHCHRNLNHFETYEACMLACMSGPLAVCSLPALQGPCKAYAPRWAYNSQMGQCQSFVYGGCEGNGNNFESREACEESCPFPRGNQRCRACKPRQKLVTSFCRSDFVILGRVSELTEEPDSGRALVTVDEVLKDEKMGLKFLGQEPLEVTLLHVDWACPCPNVTAGETPLIIMGEVDGGMAMLRPDSFVGASSARRVRKLREVMHKKTCDVLKEFPGLH comes from the exons ATGAGGGCTCTCAGGTGCTGCCAGCTCTGGTCCTGCCGGGggcttctgctgctgctgctgctgctgctacttgGGATGCCCCCTCGAGGCCTGGCACTGCCACCCATCCGCTATTCCCATGCAGGCATCTGCCCCAACGACATGAACCCCAACCTCTGGGTGGACGCCCAGAGCACCTGCAAGCGAGAGTGTGAGACGGACCAG GAGTGTGAGACCTACGAGAAGTGCTGCTCCAACGTGTGTGGGACCAAGAGCTGTGTGGCAGCCCGCTACATGGACGTGAAGGGGAAGAAGGGCCCGATGGGCATGCCCAGGGAGGCCACATGTGACCACTTCATGTGTCTGCAGCAGGGCTCTGAGTGTGACATCTGGGACGGCCAGCCCGTGTGTAAGTGCAAAGATCGCTGTGAGAAGGAGCCCAGTTTTACCTGTGCCTCGGACGGCCTCACTTACTATAACCGCTGCTACATGGACGCTGAGGCCTGTTCCAAGGGCATCACCCTGGCCGTCGTCACCTGCCGCTATCACTTCACCTGGCCCAACACCAGCCCCCCGCCACCTGAGACCACCGTGCATCCGACCACGGCCTCCCCAGAGACCCCAGGGCTGGACATGGCAGCCCCAGCCCTGCTCAACCACCCTGTGCACCAGTCAGTCACCGTGGGTGAGACAGTGAGCTTCCTCTGTGACGTGGTGGGCCGGCCGCGGCCCGAGCTCACCTGGGAGAAGCAGTTAGAGGATCGGGAGAACGTAGTCATGCGGCCTAACCATGTGCGTGGCAATGTGGTGGTCACCAACATTGCCCAGCTGGTCATCTACAATGCCCAGCCCCAGGATGCCGGCATCTACACCTGCACAGCCCGGAATGCTGCTGGGGTCCTGAGGGCCGACTTCCCACTGTCGGTAGTCAGTGGAGGTCAGGCTGCGGCCACCTCGGAGAGCAGCCTCAATGGCACAGCTTTCCCGGCAGCCGAGTGTCTGAAGCCCCCAGACAGTGAGGACTGTGGTGAGGAGCAGACTCGTTGGCACTTCGATGCTCAGGCCAACAACTGCCTGACCTTCACCTTTGGCCACTGCCACCGCAACCTCAACCACTTTGAGACCTACGAAGCCTGCATGCTGGCCTGTATGAGTGGGCCACTGGCCGTGTGCAGCCTGCCCGCCCTGCAGGGGCCGTGCAAGGCCTACGCACCACGCTGGGCCTACAACAGCCAGATGGGCCAGTGCCAGTCCTTTGTCTACGGTGGCTGTGAGGGCAACGGCAACAACTTTGAGAGTCGAGAGGCCTGTGAGGAGTCCTGTCCCTTCCCTCGGGGCAACCAGCGCTGTAGGGCCTGCAAGCCAAGGCAGAAACTCGTTACCAGCTTCTGTCGAAGTGATTTTGTCATCCTGGGCCGGGTCTCTGAGCTGACTGAGGAGCCCGACTCAGGTCGTGCCCTGGTGACTGTGGATGAGGTCTTGAAGGACGAGAAGATGGGCCTCAAGTTCCTAGGCCAGGAGCCACTGGAGGTGACTCTGCTGCATGTGGACTGGGCCTGCCCCTGCCCCAATGTGACAGCGGGCGAGACGCCACTCATTATCATGGGCGAGGTAGATGGTGGTATGGCTATGTTGCGACCCGACAGCTTCGTGGGAGCCTCGAGCGCCCGGCGGGTCAGGAAGCTCCGTGAGGTCATGCACAAGAAGACCTGTGATGTCCTCAAGGAGTTCCCGGGCTTGCACTGA
- the Wfikkn2 gene encoding WAP, Kazal, immunoglobulin, Kunitz and NTR domain-containing protein 2 isoform X4, protein MDVKGKKGPMGMPREATCDHFMCLQQGSECDIWDGQPVCKCKDRCEKEPSFTCASDGLTYYNRCYMDAEACSKGITLAVVTCRYHFTWPNTSPPPPETTVHPTTASPETPGLDMAAPALLNHPVHQSVTVGETVSFLCDVVGRPRPELTWEKQLEDRENVVMRPNHVRGNVVVTNIAQLVIYNAQPQDAGIYTCTARNAAGVLRADFPLSVVSGGQAAATSESSLNGTAFPAAECLKPPDSEDCGEEQTRWHFDAQANNCLTFTFGHCHRNLNHFETYEACMLACMSGPLAVCSLPALQGPCKAYAPRWAYNSQMGQCQSFVYGGCEGNGNNFESREACEESCPFPRGNQRCRACKPRQKLVTSFCRSDFVILGRVSELTEEPDSGRALVTVDEVLKDEKMGLKFLGQEPLEVTLLHVDWACPCPNVTAGETPLIIMGEVDGGMAMLRPDSFVGASSARRVRKLREVMHKKTCDVLKEFPGLH, encoded by the coding sequence ATGGACGTGAAGGGGAAGAAGGGCCCGATGGGCATGCCCAGGGAGGCCACATGTGACCACTTCATGTGTCTGCAGCAGGGCTCTGAGTGTGACATCTGGGACGGCCAGCCCGTGTGTAAGTGCAAAGATCGCTGTGAGAAGGAGCCCAGTTTTACCTGTGCCTCGGACGGCCTCACTTACTATAACCGCTGCTACATGGACGCTGAGGCCTGTTCCAAGGGCATCACCCTGGCCGTCGTCACCTGCCGCTATCACTTCACCTGGCCCAACACCAGCCCCCCGCCACCTGAGACCACCGTGCATCCGACCACGGCCTCCCCAGAGACCCCAGGGCTGGACATGGCAGCCCCAGCCCTGCTCAACCACCCTGTGCACCAGTCAGTCACCGTGGGTGAGACAGTGAGCTTCCTCTGTGACGTGGTGGGCCGGCCGCGGCCCGAGCTCACCTGGGAGAAGCAGTTAGAGGATCGGGAGAACGTAGTCATGCGGCCTAACCATGTGCGTGGCAATGTGGTGGTCACCAACATTGCCCAGCTGGTCATCTACAATGCCCAGCCCCAGGATGCCGGCATCTACACCTGCACAGCCCGGAATGCTGCTGGGGTCCTGAGGGCCGACTTCCCACTGTCGGTAGTCAGTGGAGGTCAGGCTGCGGCCACCTCGGAGAGCAGCCTCAATGGCACAGCTTTCCCGGCAGCCGAGTGTCTGAAGCCCCCAGACAGTGAGGACTGTGGTGAGGAGCAGACTCGTTGGCACTTCGATGCTCAGGCCAACAACTGCCTGACCTTCACCTTTGGCCACTGCCACCGCAACCTCAACCACTTTGAGACCTACGAAGCCTGCATGCTGGCCTGTATGAGTGGGCCACTGGCCGTGTGCAGCCTGCCCGCCCTGCAGGGGCCGTGCAAGGCCTACGCACCACGCTGGGCCTACAACAGCCAGATGGGCCAGTGCCAGTCCTTTGTCTACGGTGGCTGTGAGGGCAACGGCAACAACTTTGAGAGTCGAGAGGCCTGTGAGGAGTCCTGTCCCTTCCCTCGGGGCAACCAGCGCTGTAGGGCCTGCAAGCCAAGGCAGAAACTCGTTACCAGCTTCTGTCGAAGTGATTTTGTCATCCTGGGCCGGGTCTCTGAGCTGACTGAGGAGCCCGACTCAGGTCGTGCCCTGGTGACTGTGGATGAGGTCTTGAAGGACGAGAAGATGGGCCTCAAGTTCCTAGGCCAGGAGCCACTGGAGGTGACTCTGCTGCATGTGGACTGGGCCTGCCCCTGCCCCAATGTGACAGCGGGCGAGACGCCACTCATTATCATGGGCGAGGTAGATGGTGGTATGGCTATGTTGCGACCCGACAGCTTCGTGGGAGCCTCGAGCGCCCGGCGGGTCAGGAAGCTCCGTGAGGTCATGCACAAGAAGACCTGTGATGTCCTCAAGGAGTTCCCGGGCTTGCACTGA
- the Wfikkn2 gene encoding WAP, Kazal, immunoglobulin, Kunitz and NTR domain-containing protein 2 isoform X2, which produces MNPNLWVDAQSTCKRECETDQECETYEKCCSNVCGTKSCVAARYMDVKGKKGPMGMPREATCDHFMCLQQGSECDIWDGQPVCKCKDRCEKEPSFTCASDGLTYYNRCYMDAEACSKGITLAVVTCRYHFTWPNTSPPPPETTVHPTTASPETPGLDMAAPALLNHPVHQSVTVGETVSFLCDVVGRPRPELTWEKQLEDRENVVMRPNHVRGNVVVTNIAQLVIYNAQPQDAGIYTCTARNAAGVLRADFPLSVVSGGQAAATSESSLNGTAFPAAECLKPPDSEDCGEEQTRWHFDAQANNCLTFTFGHCHRNLNHFETYEACMLACMSGPLAVCSLPALQGPCKAYAPRWAYNSQMGQCQSFVYGGCEGNGNNFESREACEESCPFPRGNQRCRACKPRQKLVTSFCRSDFVILGRVSELTEEPDSGRALVTVDEVLKDEKMGLKFLGQEPLEVTLLHVDWACPCPNVTAGETPLIIMGEVDGGMAMLRPDSFVGASSARRVRKLREVMHKKTCDVLKEFPGLH; this is translated from the exons ATGAACCCCAACCTCTGGGTGGACGCCCAGAGCACCTGCAAGCGAGAGTGTGAGACGGACCAG GAGTGTGAGACCTACGAGAAGTGCTGCTCCAACGTGTGTGGGACCAAGAGCTGTGTGGCAGCCCGCTACATGGACGTGAAGGGGAAGAAGGGCCCGATGGGCATGCCCAGGGAGGCCACATGTGACCACTTCATGTGTCTGCAGCAGGGCTCTGAGTGTGACATCTGGGACGGCCAGCCCGTGTGTAAGTGCAAAGATCGCTGTGAGAAGGAGCCCAGTTTTACCTGTGCCTCGGACGGCCTCACTTACTATAACCGCTGCTACATGGACGCTGAGGCCTGTTCCAAGGGCATCACCCTGGCCGTCGTCACCTGCCGCTATCACTTCACCTGGCCCAACACCAGCCCCCCGCCACCTGAGACCACCGTGCATCCGACCACGGCCTCCCCAGAGACCCCAGGGCTGGACATGGCAGCCCCAGCCCTGCTCAACCACCCTGTGCACCAGTCAGTCACCGTGGGTGAGACAGTGAGCTTCCTCTGTGACGTGGTGGGCCGGCCGCGGCCCGAGCTCACCTGGGAGAAGCAGTTAGAGGATCGGGAGAACGTAGTCATGCGGCCTAACCATGTGCGTGGCAATGTGGTGGTCACCAACATTGCCCAGCTGGTCATCTACAATGCCCAGCCCCAGGATGCCGGCATCTACACCTGCACAGCCCGGAATGCTGCTGGGGTCCTGAGGGCCGACTTCCCACTGTCGGTAGTCAGTGGAGGTCAGGCTGCGGCCACCTCGGAGAGCAGCCTCAATGGCACAGCTTTCCCGGCAGCCGAGTGTCTGAAGCCCCCAGACAGTGAGGACTGTGGTGAGGAGCAGACTCGTTGGCACTTCGATGCTCAGGCCAACAACTGCCTGACCTTCACCTTTGGCCACTGCCACCGCAACCTCAACCACTTTGAGACCTACGAAGCCTGCATGCTGGCCTGTATGAGTGGGCCACTGGCCGTGTGCAGCCTGCCCGCCCTGCAGGGGCCGTGCAAGGCCTACGCACCACGCTGGGCCTACAACAGCCAGATGGGCCAGTGCCAGTCCTTTGTCTACGGTGGCTGTGAGGGCAACGGCAACAACTTTGAGAGTCGAGAGGCCTGTGAGGAGTCCTGTCCCTTCCCTCGGGGCAACCAGCGCTGTAGGGCCTGCAAGCCAAGGCAGAAACTCGTTACCAGCTTCTGTCGAAGTGATTTTGTCATCCTGGGCCGGGTCTCTGAGCTGACTGAGGAGCCCGACTCAGGTCGTGCCCTGGTGACTGTGGATGAGGTCTTGAAGGACGAGAAGATGGGCCTCAAGTTCCTAGGCCAGGAGCCACTGGAGGTGACTCTGCTGCATGTGGACTGGGCCTGCCCCTGCCCCAATGTGACAGCGGGCGAGACGCCACTCATTATCATGGGCGAGGTAGATGGTGGTATGGCTATGTTGCGACCCGACAGCTTCGTGGGAGCCTCGAGCGCCCGGCGGGTCAGGAAGCTCCGTGAGGTCATGCACAAGAAGACCTGTGATGTCCTCAAGGAGTTCCCGGGCTTGCACTGA